TGTTAGTTATGATAGTCCTTCATCTGGTCTCAAATCACCTTTGGCTTCACATCCTTCGTCATGCTATCCCGGAATTGATACTCCCTCTCAAGGACTTGTTAGATGGCAGTTGCGGCTAGAGTATTTTGCTTACGAGACATTGCAAGATTTAAGGATAGCCAAACTATTTGAGATAATTGTGGATTATCCTGACAGGTGATTCCTTTTACATTCTTAATCTGGTATTTTCCTTGGTTTCCTATTGTAGAAGTCAAGTAAATGTGATTGTTACAGTGGTCAAGTTGTCAAATTGTGCACTGGTcttgctttatttttgtttcttataaATGAGAAGAGAATTAAGATTCTTACAGTAGCTATAATTGCAACATAATTTGATGTGATGAGATCTCTATATCAACTGGATGGTGAAATGGGTGTTAATGTTTGATACAATCACCTGAATGCCTGAAAGATTCTCCTGTGGTTGTCCTCATTctgttttccatttttcttttcctaatttttttttctaataaattttgCAGCTCTCCAGCTATTGAAGATTTAAAACAATGTCTTGAATATACGGGACAACATTCTAAGTTGGTTGAATCATTTATCTCAGCACTACAATATCGCTTGCTTACTGCTGGTGCCTCAACCAATGACATACTGCATCAATATGTTTCAACTATTAAAGCACTACGGACAATAGACCCGGCAGGTGTTTTTCTTGAAGCAGTTGGTGAACCAATAAGAGACTATTTAAGGGGAAGGAAAGATACCATAAAATGCATTGTGACAATGTTAACTGATGGGACTGGTGGAAATCCTAATGTATCTGGAAATGCTGGGGATAGCCTTCTTGAAGAATTAAATAGAGATGAAGAAAGTCAAGAGAATACTGGTGTTGATGATGATTTCATCACCGATGACAAGCAAGCATGGATCAATGCTGCCTGGTATGTTTATGCTATCATGGCAATGGATGATATGTAACTTAGTTGTACCTTTAAGCTTGCCTTGTCAGTTGACTGATATGTCTCCATGAATTCTGCCTGTCAGCTGGGAGCCTGATCCTGTAGAAGCTGACCCATCGAAAGGTAGTAGGAACCGGAGGAAAGTTGACATACTTGGGATGATTGTTGGCATAATTGGTTCAAAGGACCAACTAGTCAATGAATATCGTGTTATGCTGGCAGAAAAGCTTCTCAACAAATCTGATTATGACATTGATTCAGAGATACGAACTTTAGAACTCCTCAAGGCAGGTGGTTTGTATATTGGAGTCTTTGATCTGTTTAATTAGCTCTCCTGGTTGTAGTTGACATTTGGCATTCTCTTTGTTGCGTTAGAATTTTCCGCCTTCATTTTCATGGTGGTACTGTCATCCTGCAGATACATTTTGGAGAGAGCAGCATGCAAAAATGTGAAATAATGCTCAATGACCTGATAGATTCAAAGAGGACAAACTCCAATATAAAAGCAACCATTGCTCAGACCCCTCTGACAGGTAGCATTTTGAAATTAGGAATGAGATAAACTATGATTAGGTGACACCTCATCAAATTTGATGGTGCCACACCCATCTTCACATTCCATGGCAAGAATACTTTCCATATCCAAATCATTCAAATAAATCTACAAACTATGATGGATGGCATTTTGCTTGAATAAGTGTAGTattatgatttatatctttcttTAGTAGTTTTTGGGACTACTTGTGCCATGATTGCCAATAGGCCATCTTAGTTTCTTATGATCTATtcatttatgaaaaattttcaagtaatcTTTGGTGAATAAATTCTTAGGGGCTGAGCCGGGGGAGTCTGCAGTGTCAATGGATATTCTTGATGCTACAATCATATCTTCTAATTTCTGGCCTCCAATCCAGGTATAGAGGTCACCACTGCTATCATTGATATCAATCATTTTAAATTCTGGTAGTTGGAAAAGGCATGATAATTTACGTGATCTTTGTTGACGGTCTCCTACATGGGGTTATACTTATAGTAACTCTGTTCAGTTCATTGCTGATTTCTTTGTTAGccgttgctttttttttttacagaataATTTGTTTCTAATTCTTTTGACTCCTTTGTGTTCATTGTACATGTGCATTAAGTAGTcttatttcaataaatttttaatttatttataaaaaaaaaaaggttttctgGCAATATTACTTGACGTGCTATCTAGATGATTGGGCATATTTACATGTTTTCTCATTTCTGCAATCACACACACTTTCTGCTGTCTCTGCATGAAGTATCTGTTTACACCAACACAATAGACCTATATCTGTCCCTtgctaacaatatatatacttgggttaaaatttcttcttttcaaatgacaatttcatttttccttagcGACAAATTATTTTTGCTCTATTAACCTTGAAGAAAATTTTCAGGATGAGACCCTTAATGTCCCTGAGCCAGTTGACAACCTGCTCTCTGATTATGCAAAGAGGTTTAATGAAATCAAAACCCCTCGTAAGCTTCTATGGAAGAAAAATCTTGGTACAGTCAAGGTATggttcaaaattaaaaaaatgcaatttgaTACTCACTGATATTTGGATTACTCCCATGtttaaacaaagcaaaatttTTCCAGTTCCTTTATATCTGTCCTGAATCAGTAAATcattcacttttttatttataatggaTGTGCAGTTGGAGTTGCAATTTGAAGATAGGGCAGTGCAGTTCACAGTGGCACCTGTACATGCAGCAATTATTATGCAATTTCAGGATCAAACGAGGTAACCATGGGAATTATCTGAATGCATTATATGCTATTCATTAATAGTGTAACCGCATTTGTATTTTCTACTTTCAGTTGGACCTCTAAAAATCTTGCAGCTGCTATTGGCTTACCTGTAGATGTACTCAATCGAAGGATAAATTTTTGGATATGCAAGGTATCTGATAACATTCACTTACTCAGTTAGTGTTGGACACTTGATAGATCTAATGAAAACTCCTGGATTGCTGCTGAACATACATGACCAATTCAATGATTCATTCTAGTGAATGATCAATTAGCGTTGGACACTCAATAGATTTTTAATAGCTGAAAAAAAATAAGGCTTACTTGCTTGGTTCAATTTCCTTTACCTCAGAACTTTCCACATTATACTGGCAATGGCACCAATCTTCTTTTATTGACTTTGTGGTTATTTTGAATTGTAGGCTTTGTTGCTTTTTTTGTGAAGTcaacctttttgttttttttccttccaagtACTGGTTAAATCTGCTCAATTAGGTAGAAATTTGGTAATCCataaatattcaaatatattacaatcttcAAGGGCTAGGGTCAAGatgaaaactaattttattaaCCTCCTTTTGTAATCAGGGAATCCTTGCAGAATCACTTGGGGTAGACTCTAATGATCATGTATTTACCCTGATGGAAGGCATGGTTGAAACTAATAAGAATGGTGGAAATAGTGGTAGTTGTGAGGAGATTTTAGTTGGTGATGACGAGGGAGAGAGATCTGTGGCCTCTGTTGAGGATCAAATACGCAAGGAAATGACTATTTATGAGGTATGTGATGTGAATTTGAGAATTATTTGATGTAATTGCATGAATGGTTGTTTGAAACTGTTCCGTTGTTTCTTTTTCTGACTTTCCTCGTACAAATTCCAAATTAGTCAGACTCAAGACCCTGCTTTGAAGgatatttacttttatttataggGTTGGGTGGGTCTGGTGTTTCATTTTGGACTAAAGGCTATAA
This genomic stretch from Quercus lobata isolate SW786 chromosome 3, ValleyOak3.0 Primary Assembly, whole genome shotgun sequence harbors:
- the LOC115978689 gene encoding anaphase-promoting complex subunit 2 isoform X2, translating into MTTEGPSSSASSSSCNLAILDSLTDDSIRQIHDSYTGFCATTATLLTGAGDLSVGPEFIAHVHSLCHHGLHSLVRDHFLKSLEEIFEQNGASKFWRHFDAYTNFALLSKNQPPICESEVQEVLCKALEEISLEKQYQEKCLLMLSHALQSYKDQMSEGRHPSDAERSHLFSRYQLLVSSVLMASLPRHFPEILHWYFKGRLEELSTIMGGEFDDDESQDKDEMDLDEKSKISYRTGEMDIDECSHQGRFLENNKLVKNIGKVVRDLRSLGFTSMTEDAYSSAIFLLLKAKVHDLAGDDYRSSVLESIKGWIQAVPLQFFRALLAYLGDSVSYDSPSSGLKSPLASHPSSCYPGIDTPSQGLVRWQLRLEYFAYETLQDLRIAKLFEIIVDYPDSSPAIEDLKQCLEYTGQHSKLVESFISALQYRLLTAGASTNDILHQYVSTIKALRTIDPAGVFLEAVGEPIRDYLRGRKDTIKCIVTMLTDGTGGNPNVSGNAGDSLLEELNRDEESQENTGVDDDFITDDKQAWINAACWEPDPVEADPSKGSRNRRKVDILGMIVGIIGSKDQLVNEYRVMLAEKLLNKSDYDIDSEIRTLELLKIHFGESSMQKCEIMLNDLIDSKRTNSNIKATIAQTPLTGAEPGESAVSMDILDATIISSNFWPPIQDETLNVPEPVDNLLSDYAKRFNEIKTPRKLLWKKNLGTVKLELQFEDRAVQFTVAPVHAAIIMQFQDQTRESLQNHLG
- the LOC115978689 gene encoding anaphase-promoting complex subunit 2 isoform X1 is translated as MTTEGPSSSASSSSCNLAILDSLTDDSIRQIHDSYTGFCATTATLLTGAGDLSVGPEFIAHVHSLCHHGLHSLVRDHFLKSLEEIFEQNGASKFWRHFDAYTNFALLSKNQPPICESEVQEVLCKALEEISLEKQYQEKCLLMLSHALQSYKDQMSEGRHPSDAERSHLFSRYQLLVSSVLMASLPRHFPEILHWYFKGRLEELSTIMGGEFDDDESQDKDEMDLDEKSKISYRTGEMDIDECSHQGRFLENNKLVKNIGKVVRDLRSLGFTSMTEDAYSSAIFLLLKAKVHDLAGDDYRSSVLESIKGWIQAVPLQFFRALLAYLGDSVSYDSPSSGLKSPLASHPSSCYPGIDTPSQGLVRWQLRLEYFAYETLQDLRIAKLFEIIVDYPDSSPAIEDLKQCLEYTGQHSKLVESFISALQYRLLTAGASTNDILHQYVSTIKALRTIDPAGVFLEAVGEPIRDYLRGRKDTIKCIVTMLTDGTGGNPNVSGNAGDSLLEELNRDEESQENTGVDDDFITDDKQAWINAACWEPDPVEADPSKGSRNRRKVDILGMIVGIIGSKDQLVNEYRVMLAEKLLNKSDYDIDSEIRTLELLKIHFGESSMQKCEIMLNDLIDSKRTNSNIKATIAQTPLTGAEPGESAVSMDILDATIISSNFWPPIQDETLNVPEPVDNLLSDYAKRFNEIKTPRKLLWKKNLGTVKLELQFEDRAVQFTVAPVHAAIIMQFQDQTSWTSKNLAAAIGLPVDVLNRRINFWICKGILAESLGVDSNDHVFTLMEGMVETNKNGGNSGSCEEILVGDDEGERSVASVEDQIRKEMTIYEKFIMGMLTNFGSMALDRIHNTLKMFCVADPPYDKSLQQLQSFLSGLVSEEKLELRDGMYFMKK